The nucleotide sequence CTGGTGTCACTGCTGGTCATCAGCCTGTTCGCGGTCGCGGGCCAGGCGATCCTGGCCTACCTCGGCATCGGTATCCCCGCGCTGCAGGGCGCGGGCGGGCTGCTGCTCCTGCTGATCGCCCTGCAGCTGCTCACCAGCAACGGCCACGAGCCCGAGGCGGCGGCCGAGGACGTCAACGTCGCGCTCGTGCCGCTCGGCACCCCGCTGCTGGCCGGGCCCGGCGCGATCGCCGCGACGATCGTGTTCGTCCGGCAGGCCGACGGGCACATCGGCGCGTACATCGCCCTGGCGCTCGCGATCGTCACCACGCACTTCGTCATCTACCTCTGCATGCGCTACTCCGGTCTCGTCATCCGGCTGATCAAGGAAAGCGGCATCACGCTGCTGGCCAAGGTGGCCGGCCTGCTGCTCGCGGCCATCGCCGTGGAACTCGTCGCGAACTCCGTCCGCGGGTTCATCGCCGGCGGGAACTGACCCGCCACCCGGGTTGTCCTGCCGGACAGGATGCGCCCGGTCCGTTGACATCGTTGGCACCGCTATCGCAGATTGAATCTCAGCTCAGCGTTTGAAACGATTCAATGCGCCTGCGGAGGCCTCGATGAAGTGGCTCAGAGCAGTCCTGCCGGTCACGGTGCTGGTGGCGAGCGGCGTGGTCGCCGCGCCCGCCGATGCCGCGCCCGGCTGGCAGAAGTACGTCGTCGCCCCTTCGAGCCGGGACGTCCGGCCGGTGAAGGTGCTGTCCACCACCGGAGACGTCGCGAACCCGGACGGCTTGCTCGGCCGGGGTGTCGCGGTGCTGAAGCGGCAGGCGCCGCCGCCGAAGCCGGTGTGGCCCGCGGGCACCACCGCGGCCGCGTCGTCGTTCCACGCGCCGAACAGCGGCGGGAACGGCCAGCCCCGGACCTACGCCCCCGGCAACGCCGTCGACGGCAACACCGAGACGTTCTGGAACGACGACACGATCGGCGTCTACCCCGACGTCCTGACGATCACCGCGGCCGCGCCGGTCACGCTGCCCGGCGTCACCGTTCTGTCCAATGTGGACGGCGTGCCGCAGGACTTCACGGTCGAGGTGCTGGACGCGGGCGCGTGGCGGGTCGCGGCCTCCGTGAGCGGCAACACGGCGGTGCAGCGCGCGGTCACCTTCGACCGGCCGGTCACGACCGCGCAGGTCCGGATCACCGTGACCAAGGACCAGAACACCCCGTCCGGCGAGTTCAGCCGCGTCGCCGAGGTGTGGCCCGGCGTGGTCGCCGACCCGCCGGTGCCGTCGGCGGTCATCGACTTCGGCAAGGTCGTCGCGGGGTACCCGAAGATCGCGTTCGCGGGCGCGTCGGCGAACCGGCCGGGCGTCCGGCTGGCGTTCTCGGAGACCCGCCAGTACCTGGGCGAACGTTCCGACTTCACCCGCTCGGACTTCTCCGGCGGGCCCGGC is from Amycolatopsis mediterranei and encodes:
- a CDS encoding MarC family protein produces the protein MALADVFDAKLFMSATITLIVIMDPPGTVPVFLSLVGRKPVATRARAARQAVLVSLLVISLFAVAGQAILAYLGIGIPALQGAGGLLLLLIALQLLTSNGHEPEAAAEDVNVALVPLGTPLLAGPGAIAATIVFVRQADGHIGAYIALALAIVTTHFVIYLCMRYSGLVIRLIKESGITLLAKVAGLLLAAIAVELVANSVRGFIAGGN